GCCGAGAAGCCAGCCGAGAAGCCGGCCGAGAAGGTCACCGTGGCCAAAGCCGCCGGTGGCAGCTGGTACGCAGGCCAGGCACCGGGTCACTACGTGGTGCAAATTCTTGGCACCAGCTCCGAATCAGCCGCACAGAGCTTCGTCAAAGAGCAGGGCGGCGAGTACCGCTACTTCAAGAAAGTGCTCAACGGCAAGCCGCTTTACGTCATCACTTACGGTAACTTCGCCAACCGCGATGCAGCCGTTACCGCCATCAAGGCCTTGCCAGCGAAGGTTCAGGCTGGTAAACCTTGGCCTCGCACTGTCGCCAGCGTCCAACAGGAACTGGCAACAACTCGCTGAAGATTCGGCGGCCTTACCCAGGCCGCCTCTCCAGGCACCTCAAAATTTCTGCAAGTGCGCGCTCCCCCAAGGGCGCGTGCCTTGTGGTGTCTGCGTCACAGTAGTTTTTGAGTCGTTGCGGTCAAAAATTAAAAAAGTTTTGACTAGCACGGCATATAGCTTTAAACCTTTCACAAATGCGACATAGATTTGCGACATTTCGTCGTCAAATTTGTGAGCCTCTGTGTCGGTGTGTACAATGACCTCCCTTTTGCCCCCGCAAAGCTGGCGTACGTTCGGCGTGGATGGTAACCGGTTGAATTGAAAAGAAATTTGCCTCGAAAAGAGGCAGCCTGGTGAGAAAGTGTCTATGAAAGCAGGTCTGTACCAACCAGATGAATTCAAGGATAACTGCGGTTTCGGCCTGATAGCCCATATGCAGGGCGAGCCCAGTCATACCCTTTTGCAAACGGCCATTGAGGCCCTGACCTGCATGACCCACCGCGGTGGGATCAACGCCGACGGCAAGACCGGTGACGGTTGCGGTCTGTTGATTCAAAAGCCTGATGTGTTCCTGCGTGCGATTGCCCAGGAAACTTTCGGCGTCGAACTGCCCAAGCAATATGCCGTGGGCATGGTCTTCTTCAACCAGGACCCGGTTAAAGCCGAAGCCGCTCGCGAGAACATGAACCGCGAGATCCTGGCCGAAGGCCTGCAACTGGTCGGCTGGCGCAAAGTGCCAATCGACACCAGTGTCCTCGGCCGCCTGGCCCTCGAGCGCCTGCCGCAGATCGAACAAGTGTTCATCGGTGGTGAAGGCCTGAGCGATCAGGACATGGCGATCAAGCTGTTCAGCGCCCGTCGTCGTTCGTCCGTGGCCAACGCCGCCGACGTCGATCACTACATCTGCAGCTTTTCCCACAAGACCATCATTTACAAAGGCCTGATGATGCCGGCGGACCTGACCGCCTTTTATCCAGACCTGAGCGACAAGCGCCTGCAAACCTCGATCTGCGTGTTCCACCAGCGCTTTTCGACCAACACCTTGCCGAAATGGCCGCTGGCGCAGCCGTTCCGCTTCCTCGCCCACAACGGCGAGATCAACACCATCACCGGCAACCGCAACTGGGCTCAGGCCCGTCGCACCAAGTTCACCAACGATCTGATGGATCTGGAAGAACTCGGCCCGCTGGTGAACCGCGTAGGTTCCGACTCCTCCAGCATGGACAACATGCTTGAGCTGATGGTCACCGGTGGCATCGACCTGTTCCGTGGCGTGCGGATGATCATTCCGCCTGCGTGGCAGAACGTCGAAACCATGGACCCGGATCTGCGGGCGTTCTACGAATACAACTCGATGCACATGGAGCCGTGGGACGGCCCGGCCGGCGTGGTAATGACCGACGGTCGTTACGCGGTGTGCCTGCTCGACCGTAACGGTCTGCGTCCGGCGCGTTGGGTTACCACCAAGAACGGCTTCATCACCCTGGCCTCGGAAATCGGTGTCTGGAACTACCAGCCTGAAGACGTGATCGCCAAGGGCCGCGTCGGTCCGGGGCAGATCTTTGCCGTGGACACTGAAACCGGTCAGATCCTCGATACCGATGCCATCGACAACCGCCTGAAGTCCCGTCATCCGTACAAGCAATGGTTGCGCAAGAATGCCCTGCGCATCCAGGCGACCATGGAAGACAACGACCATGGTTCGGCGTTCTACGACGTCGATCAGCTCAAGCAGTACATGAAGATGTATCAGGTCACGTTCGAAGAGCGCGACCAGGTGCTGCGTCCGCTCGGCGAGCAAGGCTACGAAGCCGTCGGCTCGATGGGCGACGATACGCCGATGGCTGTGCTGTCCCAGCGTGTGCGCACGCCGTACGACTATTTCCGCCAGCAATTCGCGCAGGTGACCAACCCGCCGATCGACCCGCTGCGCGAAGCCATCGTCATGTCGCTGGAAGTCTGCCTCGGCGCCGAGCGCAACATTTTCCAGGAGTCGCCGGAACACGCCTCGCGCGTGATCCTCAGCTCGCCGGTCGTTTCCCCGGCCAAATGGCGTTCGCTGATGAACCTCGACCGCCCAGGCTTCGAGCGTCAGATCATCGACCTCAACTACGACGAGAGCGTCGGCCTCGAAGCGGCGGTGCGCAATGTCGCCGATCAGGCTGAAGAAGCCGTGCGTGCCGGTCGCACCCAGATTGTGCTGAGTGACCGTCATATCGCCCCGGGCAAGTTGCCGATCCACGCTTCGCTCGCCACCGGCGCGGTACACCACCGCCTGACCGAAAAAGGCCTGCGTTGCGACTCCAACATTTTGGTGGAAACCGCCACTGCTCGCGATCCGCACCACTTCGCAGTACTGATCGGTTTCGGCGCCTCGGCGGTCTATCCGTTCCTGGCCTATGAAGTGCTGGGCGACCTGATCCGCACCGGTGAAGTACTGGGCGACCTCTATGAGGTGTTCAAGAACTACCGCAAAGGCATCACCAAAGGCCTGCTGAAGATCCTGTCGAAGATGGGTATCTCGACCATCACGTCGTATCGTGGTGCACAGTTGTTCGAAGCCATCGGGCTGTCCGAAGAAGTTTGCGACCTGAGCTTCCGTGGCGTGCCAAGCCGCATCAAGGGCGCGCGTTTCGTCGACATCGAAGCCGAGCAGAAAGCCCTGGCGGCCGAAGCCTGGAGCCCGCGCAAGCCAATCCAGCAAGGTGGCCTGCTGAAGTTCGTCCACGGTGGCGAATATCATGCCTACAACCCGGACGTGGTCAGCACCCTGCAAGCTGCTGTGCAGCAGGGCGACTACAGCAAGTTCAAGGAATACACGGCGCTGGTGGATAACCGTCCGGTGTCGATGATCCGCGACCTGTTCAAAGTCAAAACCCTGGACACGCCGCTGGACATCAGCGAGATCGAACCGCTGGAATCGGTGCTCAAGCGCTTCGACTCCGCGGGCATCTCCCTCGGCGCCTTGTCGCCGGAAGCTCACGAAGCCCTGGCCGAAGCCATGAACCGCCTCGGCGCGCGTTCCAACTCCGGCGAAGGCGGCGAAGACCCGGCGCGCTATGGCACCATCAAGAGCTCGAAAATCAAGCAGGTCGCCACTGGCCGTTTCGGTGTGACCCCGGAATACCTGGTTAACGCTGAAGTGCTGCAGATCAAGGTCGCTCAGGGCGCCAAGCCCGGCGAAGGTGGTCAGCTGCCGGGCGGCAAGGTCAACGGTCTGATCGCCAAGCTGCGTTACGCAGTGCCGGGTGTGACCCTGATTTCGCCTCCGCCACACCACGACATCTATTCGATCGAAGACTTGTCGCAGCTGATTTTTGACCTCAAACAAGTCAACCCGAAGGCATTGGTCTCGGTGAAGCTGGTGGCTGAAGCGGGCGTCGGCACCATCGCTGCCGGTGTGGCCAAGGCCTACGCGGACTTGATCACCATTTCCGGCTACGACGGCGGCACCGGTGCATCGCCACTGACCTCGATCAAATACGCGGGCGCTCCATGGGAACTCGGCCTGGCCGAAACCCACCAGACCCTGCGTGGCAACGACCTGCGCGGCAAGGTCCGGGTGCAGACCGACGGCGGCCTGAAAACCGGCCTCGACGTGATCAAGGCAGCGATCCTCGGCGCTGAGAGCTTCGGCTTCGGCACCGCGCCAATGATCGCCCTGGGCTGTAAATACCTGCGTATTTGCCACCTGAACAACTGCGCCACTGGCGTCGCGACTCAGAACGAGAAGCTGCGCAAGGATCACTACATCGGTACCGTCGACATGGTGGTGAATTTCTTCACCTACGTCGCCGAAGAAACCCGTGAGTGGCTGGCCAAGCTGGGCGTACGCTCCCTCGAAGAGCTGATCGGTCGCACCGATCTGCTGGAAATCCTCGAAGGCCAGACCACCAAGCAAAACCACCTGGACCTGACCCCGTTGCTCGGCAGCGATCATATCCCGGCAGATAAGCCTCAGTTCTGTCAGGTCGACCGCAACCCGCCGTTCGACAAAGGCCTGCTGGCCGAGAAAATGGTCAACCTGGCCACCTCGGCCATCAACGACATGAGCGGCGCCGATTTCGCCCTGGATATCTGCAACTGCGACCGTTCCATCGGCGCGCGGATCTCCGGTGAAATCGCTCGCAAGCATGGCAACCAGGGCATGGCCAACGCGCCGATCACCTTCCGCTTCAAAGGCACGGCGGGTCAGAGCTTCGGTGTGTGGAACGCCGGCGGCCTGAACATGTACCTGGAAGGCGATGCCAACGACTACGTCGGCAAGGGCATGACCGGCGGCAAGCTGGTCATCGTTCCGCCGAAGGGCAGCCTCTACAAGACTCAGGACAGCGCCATTATCGGCAACACCTGCCTGTATGGCGCCACCGGGGGCAAGCTGTTCGCCGCCGGTACCGCGGGCGAGCGTTTCGCGGTGCGTAACTCCGGTGCTCATACCGTCGTGGAAGGCACGGGCGATCACTGCTGCGAGTACATGACCGGTGGTTTCGTCTGCGTGCTGGGCAAGACCGGTTACAACTTCGGCTCAGGCATGACCGGCGGTTTCGCCTACGTGCTCGACCAGGACAACACCTTCGTTGACCGGGTCAACCACGAACTGGTGGAAATCCAGCGGATCAGCGGTGAGGCGATGGAAGCCTATCGCAGCCACCTGCAACGCGTGCTGAACGAATACGTCGAGGAAACCGACAGCGAGTGGGGTCGTAACCTCGCGGAAAACCTCGATGACTATTTGCGTCGTTTCTGGCTAGTCAAACCTAAGGCGGCGAGCTTGAAGTCTCTGCTCTCCAGTACTCGTGCGAGTCCGCAATAACGACGCAGTGGCAAGCCGCAAGCTTCAAGCGGCAAGCTCGAAGCAATGCGCGGTATGGCGGATTATTTTGATTTTCTTGCAGCTTCAAGCTTGCGGCTTGAAGCTGTCGTGTACGAGGTTTTGAAGAATGGCCGAACGTCTCAATAACGACTTCCAGTTCATCGATGTCGGGCGCAAAGATCCGAAGAAGAAACTGTTGCGTCAACGCAAGAAAGAGTTCGTGGAAATCTACGAACCGTTCAAACCCCAGCAATCGGCCGACCAGGCCCACCGCTGCCTGGGTTGCGGTAACCCGTATTGCGAATGGAAGTGCCCGGTGCACAACTTCATTCCCAACTGGCTCAAGCTGGTGGCCGAGGGCAACATCCTCCAGGCCGCCGAGCTGTCGCACCAGACCAACACCCTGCCGGAAGTCTGCGGCCGGGTTTGTCCCCAGGATCGTCTGTGCGAGGGTGCCTGCACCCTTAACGACGGTTTTGGTGCGGTGACCATTGGTTCGGTCGAGAAATACATCACCGACACCGCGTTCG
The window above is part of the Pseudomonas sp. B21-048 genome. Proteins encoded here:
- the gltB gene encoding glutamate synthase large subunit, with the protein product MKAGLYQPDEFKDNCGFGLIAHMQGEPSHTLLQTAIEALTCMTHRGGINADGKTGDGCGLLIQKPDVFLRAIAQETFGVELPKQYAVGMVFFNQDPVKAEAARENMNREILAEGLQLVGWRKVPIDTSVLGRLALERLPQIEQVFIGGEGLSDQDMAIKLFSARRRSSVANAADVDHYICSFSHKTIIYKGLMMPADLTAFYPDLSDKRLQTSICVFHQRFSTNTLPKWPLAQPFRFLAHNGEINTITGNRNWAQARRTKFTNDLMDLEELGPLVNRVGSDSSSMDNMLELMVTGGIDLFRGVRMIIPPAWQNVETMDPDLRAFYEYNSMHMEPWDGPAGVVMTDGRYAVCLLDRNGLRPARWVTTKNGFITLASEIGVWNYQPEDVIAKGRVGPGQIFAVDTETGQILDTDAIDNRLKSRHPYKQWLRKNALRIQATMEDNDHGSAFYDVDQLKQYMKMYQVTFEERDQVLRPLGEQGYEAVGSMGDDTPMAVLSQRVRTPYDYFRQQFAQVTNPPIDPLREAIVMSLEVCLGAERNIFQESPEHASRVILSSPVVSPAKWRSLMNLDRPGFERQIIDLNYDESVGLEAAVRNVADQAEEAVRAGRTQIVLSDRHIAPGKLPIHASLATGAVHHRLTEKGLRCDSNILVETATARDPHHFAVLIGFGASAVYPFLAYEVLGDLIRTGEVLGDLYEVFKNYRKGITKGLLKILSKMGISTITSYRGAQLFEAIGLSEEVCDLSFRGVPSRIKGARFVDIEAEQKALAAEAWSPRKPIQQGGLLKFVHGGEYHAYNPDVVSTLQAAVQQGDYSKFKEYTALVDNRPVSMIRDLFKVKTLDTPLDISEIEPLESVLKRFDSAGISLGALSPEAHEALAEAMNRLGARSNSGEGGEDPARYGTIKSSKIKQVATGRFGVTPEYLVNAEVLQIKVAQGAKPGEGGQLPGGKVNGLIAKLRYAVPGVTLISPPPHHDIYSIEDLSQLIFDLKQVNPKALVSVKLVAEAGVGTIAAGVAKAYADLITISGYDGGTGASPLTSIKYAGAPWELGLAETHQTLRGNDLRGKVRVQTDGGLKTGLDVIKAAILGAESFGFGTAPMIALGCKYLRICHLNNCATGVATQNEKLRKDHYIGTVDMVVNFFTYVAEETREWLAKLGVRSLEELIGRTDLLEILEGQTTKQNHLDLTPLLGSDHIPADKPQFCQVDRNPPFDKGLLAEKMVNLATSAINDMSGADFALDICNCDRSIGARISGEIARKHGNQGMANAPITFRFKGTAGQSFGVWNAGGLNMYLEGDANDYVGKGMTGGKLVIVPPKGSLYKTQDSAIIGNTCLYGATGGKLFAAGTAGERFAVRNSGAHTVVEGTGDHCCEYMTGGFVCVLGKTGYNFGSGMTGGFAYVLDQDNTFVDRVNHELVEIQRISGEAMEAYRSHLQRVLNEYVEETDSEWGRNLAENLDDYLRRFWLVKPKAASLKSLLSSTRASPQ